The following proteins are co-located in the Corynebacterium aquilae DSM 44791 genome:
- a CDS encoding ABC transporter ATP-binding protein, which produces MITVRDISHIYGRGARAVQALHGISADFPRGTTALLGPNGSGKSTLMNIIGTTITPTQGELFYNDNVVDRSTVEEYRTELGVVPQHIDLPKRMRLADVLSYLCWVHKVPAARSRAVIDAVLERLELTAKRNARVGDLSGGQLRRAGFACAMLHQPNVLLLDEPTVGLDPEVRMEIRHLIAELASSATVLLSTHLLEDVRFLSPRVVMINGGHMVFSGSYEQFIAALPGETGGQESSVEQAYQQMLRGHSSDAQASGDTWGGVR; this is translated from the coding sequence GTGATTACGGTACGAGATATCAGCCATATTTACGGACGGGGTGCGCGGGCGGTCCAAGCCCTTCACGGTATTAGCGCAGATTTCCCTAGGGGAACGACTGCGCTGTTGGGGCCTAATGGTTCCGGCAAGTCAACGCTGATGAACATTATTGGCACGACCATTACTCCCACCCAGGGTGAACTGTTCTATAACGACAACGTCGTTGACCGGTCGACTGTGGAGGAATACCGCACTGAGCTCGGTGTGGTGCCTCAACATATCGATTTGCCGAAAAGGATGCGTTTGGCAGATGTCTTGAGCTATCTGTGCTGGGTGCATAAGGTGCCTGCAGCGCGCTCTCGAGCGGTGATTGATGCTGTGCTTGAGCGGCTTGAATTGACCGCTAAGCGCAATGCCCGTGTTGGGGACTTGTCGGGTGGGCAGCTACGGCGCGCGGGTTTTGCGTGTGCGATGCTGCACCAGCCGAATGTGTTGTTGCTTGATGAGCCGACAGTGGGCCTGGACCCGGAAGTGAGGATGGAAATCCGTCATCTGATTGCGGAGCTTGCTTCGTCTGCCACTGTGCTGCTGAGTACTCACCTGCTGGAGGACGTGCGCTTCCTATCACCCCGTGTGGTGATGATCAACGGCGGCCACATGGTGTTTTCGGGCAGTTATGAGCAGTTCATTGCGGCGTTGCCTGGTGAGACAGGTGGGCAGGAATCTTCTGTAGAGCAGGCCTATCAGCAGATGTTGCGTGGCCATTCGTCGGACGCGCAGGCTAGTGGCGATACTTGGGGCGGTGTGCGGTAG